From Pseudoleptotrichia goodfellowii, a single genomic window includes:
- a CDS encoding galactokinase: MLNLKEKFFEVFGENSEKEFFSPGRVNLIGEHTDYNGGNVFPCAIDRGTYALIKTRNDNRFRMYSENFEKIGIIEFSLDKLENEKAHDWANYPKGVIKMFIDAGYKIDKGFDILFYGNIPNGAGLSSSASIEILTAVILKNMFGLNIDMIEMVKLGQKTENLFIGVNSGIMDQFAVGMGKKDHAVLLDCNTLKYEYVPVILKNEVIVISNTNKRRGLADSKYNERRGECETALKDLQEKLKIKALGELSIEEFEENKDLIKNEINRKRAKHAVYENQRTIKAQKELSAGNLEEFGKLMNQSHESLRDDYEVTGKELDTLTELAWKQNGVIGSRMTGAGFGGCTVSIVKKDKVDEFIKNVGKGYKEKIGYDADFYIVEVSEGPREL; this comes from the coding sequence ATGTTGAATTTAAAAGAAAAATTTTTTGAAGTGTTCGGAGAAAATTCGGAAAAAGAATTTTTTTCTCCGGGAAGAGTGAATCTTATAGGAGAGCATACTGATTATAACGGAGGTAATGTATTTCCGTGTGCCATAGACAGAGGTACTTATGCCCTTATAAAGACAAGAAATGACAACAGGTTCAGAATGTACTCGGAAAACTTTGAAAAAATAGGAATAATTGAATTTAGTCTGGATAAACTTGAAAATGAAAAAGCACACGACTGGGCAAATTATCCTAAGGGCGTAATAAAAATGTTTATAGATGCGGGATATAAGATAGACAAGGGCTTTGATATACTCTTTTACGGCAACATTCCCAACGGAGCGGGACTTTCGTCATCGGCTTCCATTGAGATATTGACAGCGGTAATATTGAAAAATATGTTCGGCTTGAATATTGATATGATAGAAATGGTAAAACTGGGACAAAAAACGGAAAATCTGTTTATCGGAGTAAATTCTGGAATAATGGATCAGTTTGCCGTAGGAATGGGTAAAAAGGACCATGCAGTTCTACTTGACTGTAATACATTAAAATATGAATATGTTCCTGTAATACTGAAAAATGAAGTGATAGTAATATCCAATACAAATAAAAGAAGAGGACTTGCAGATTCAAAATATAATGAAAGACGTGGAGAATGTGAAACTGCGTTGAAAGATTTACAGGAAAAACTTAAAATAAAAGCATTGGGAGAATTATCCATAGAGGAGTTTGAAGAAAATAAAGATTTAATAAAAAATGAAATAAACAGAAAAAGGGCAAAACATGCAGTTTACGAAAATCAGAGAACGATAAAAGCACAAAAAGAATTATCGGCAGGGAATTTGGAAGAATTCGGAAAACTGATGAATCAGTCACATGAGTCTTTGAGAGATGATTACGAAGTTACCGGGAAAGAACTGGATACTTTAACGGAACTCGCTTGGAAACAGAACGGAGTAATAGGCTCGAGAATGACAGGAGCGGGTTTTGGAGGCTGCACTGTAAGCATTGTAAAAAAAGATAAAGTAGACGAATTTATAAAAAATGTAGGCAAAGGTTATAAAGAAAAAATAGGTTATGATGCTGATTTTTATATTGTGGAAGTAAGTGAAGGACCGAGAGAGTTATGA
- a CDS encoding aldose epimerase family protein: MINIEKKEFGMYKGEKVYKYELKGENGFQVNILNLGGIITEIFVKNKEEKVKNVVLGYDNIEKYIDNKAYPGSVIGRTAGRTANASFYIDGTEYKLDKNSGKNSIHGGNQGFHTKIFNVKELENGIELSYTSPDGEEGYPGNLEFKIFYLLDKNRLTLKYEAISDKKTYVNPTNHSYFNLAGNTERNGDEQILKIEADNVCELADDSVPTGRFINVENTAFDLRKGIVIKKGIEKGHSQFEITRAYDHPFVLNSVEKGKPQITLFSEYSGIEMKVYTTENTAVVYTGNYLDDMPLFTGENDGNKNNRYLGVAIETQDFPNGINEKNFKTSPLNPGEKYHSKTVYEFNVAR; this comes from the coding sequence ATGATTAATATAGAAAAAAAAGAATTCGGAATGTATAAGGGAGAAAAAGTATATAAATATGAACTGAAAGGTGAAAACGGATTTCAGGTAAACATTTTAAATTTAGGCGGCATTATAACCGAAATATTTGTGAAGAATAAAGAAGAAAAAGTTAAAAATGTAGTGTTAGGTTACGACAATATTGAAAAATATATTGACAATAAGGCTTATCCAGGATCGGTAATAGGAAGAACAGCAGGAAGAACTGCAAATGCATCTTTTTACATAGACGGGACAGAGTATAAACTGGATAAAAACAGTGGGAAAAATTCCATACATGGAGGAAATCAAGGATTTCATACGAAAATATTCAATGTGAAAGAACTGGAAAACGGGATAGAGCTTTCTTATACAAGTCCTGACGGCGAAGAAGGATATCCCGGAAATCTAGAATTTAAAATTTTCTATTTATTGGACAAAAATCGTCTGACATTAAAATATGAGGCGATTTCTGACAAAAAAACATATGTTAATCCGACAAATCATTCGTATTTTAATTTGGCAGGAAATACTGAAAGAAATGGAGACGAGCAGATCTTGAAAATAGAAGCTGATAATGTGTGCGAACTTGCCGATGATTCAGTTCCTACAGGGAGATTTATCAATGTTGAAAATACTGCATTTGATTTAAGAAAAGGAATTGTTATAAAAAAAGGTATAGAAAAAGGGCATTCTCAGTTTGAAATAACAAGGGCTTACGACCATCCTTTTGTTTTGAACAGTGTAGAAAAGGGAAAACCTCAAATCACACTTTTCTCCGAATACAGCGGAATAGAAATGAAAGTTTATACTACTGAAAATACAGCGGTTGTATATACGGGAAATTACCTCGATGATATGCCGTTATTTACAGGAGAAAATGACGGAAATAAAAATAACCGTTATTTGGGAGTAGCCATAGAAACACAGGATTTTCCTAACGGAATAAATGAAAAAAACTTTAAAACAAGTCCTCTTAATCCAGGGGAAAAGTATCACAGTAAAACAGTATATGAATTTAATGTTGCTCGATAA
- the galE gene encoding UDP-glucose 4-epimerase GalE — translation MNILVIGGAGYIGSHTVNLLKKSEYNPIIYDNLSKGYEQVAEILGVKLIKGDLGDREKLKEVFEKEKIDAVMHFAAFIEVGESVQKPSEYYDNNVAKVLKLLDQMVESGVKKFIFSSTAATFGEPKKEKIDETHIQLPINPYGKTKLTVEKILEDYDTAYGLKSTVLRYFNASGSDKDGLIGESHIPETHLIPLILQAASGKRESIKIFGNDYNTKDGTCIRDFVHVYDLGKAHILGMEKMFKENRSLNYNLGSGEGYSVKEVIEKVKEVTGKDFKVDEVEKRAGDPAVLVADSTKAEKELNWKPEYDLEEIIKSAWKWEMNRKY, via the coding sequence ATGAATATATTGGTAATAGGAGGAGCGGGTTATATAGGTTCTCACACGGTAAATCTTCTGAAAAAGAGCGAATACAATCCAATAATTTACGATAATCTGTCAAAAGGATACGAACAGGTAGCAGAAATATTGGGAGTAAAACTTATAAAAGGAGATTTGGGAGATAGGGAAAAACTCAAAGAAGTTTTTGAAAAAGAAAAAATAGATGCGGTTATGCACTTTGCGGCTTTTATAGAAGTCGGAGAATCTGTGCAGAAACCTTCGGAATATTACGATAATAATGTAGCAAAGGTTCTAAAACTGCTCGATCAAATGGTCGAATCGGGAGTGAAGAAATTTATATTCAGTTCCACTGCAGCAACTTTCGGAGAGCCTAAAAAAGAAAAAATAGATGAAACGCATATTCAGTTACCGATAAATCCTTACGGAAAAACGAAACTGACAGTGGAAAAAATACTTGAAGACTACGATACTGCTTACGGTCTGAAAAGTACGGTGCTGAGATATTTTAATGCGAGCGGATCTGACAAAGACGGGCTTATAGGAGAAAGTCATATCCCCGAAACTCATTTGATACCGTTAATATTACAGGCTGCAAGCGGTAAAAGGGAAAGTATAAAAATATTCGGAAACGACTATAATACAAAAGACGGTACTTGTATAAGGGATTTTGTCCATGTGTATGACTTGGGAAAAGCTCATATTTTAGGAATGGAGAAAATGTTTAAAGAAAACAGAAGTTTAAACTATAATCTCGGAAGCGGAGAAGGCTATAGCGTAAAAGAAGTTATAGAAAAAGTCAAGGAAGTTACAGGAAAAGATTTTAAAGTCGATGAAGTGGAAAAAAGAGCAGGGGATCCTGCAGTTTTGGTAGCCGACTCGACAAAAGCCGAAAAAGAACTGAACTGGAAACCTGAATACGATCTCGAAGAAATTATAAAATCGGCTTGGAAATGGGAAATGAACAGAAAATATTAA